From a region of the Desmodus rotundus isolate HL8 chromosome 7, HLdesRot8A.1, whole genome shotgun sequence genome:
- the EIF2B2 gene encoding translation initiation factor eIF2B subunit beta isoform X3, giving the protein MPGAAAKGSELSERIESFVEALKRGGGRRTSEDMARETLELLRRIITDHRWSHAGELMKLIRREGRRMTAAQPSETTVGNMVRRVLRIIREEYGRLHGRSDESDQQESLHKLLTSGGLSEDFSFHYAQLQSNIVEAINELLVELEGTTENIAAQALEHIHSNEVIMTIGFSRTVEAFLREAARKRKFHVIVAECAPFCQGHEMAVNLSEAGIETTVMTDAAIFAVMSRVNKFPNEEDSFHKFVAPEEVLPFTEGDILEKVSVHCPVFDYVPPELITLFISNIGGNAPSYIYRLMSELYHPDDHVL; this is encoded by the exons ATGCCAGGAGCCGCGGCCAAGGGCTCGGAGTTGTCCGAGAGGATTGAGAGTTTCGTGGAGGCCCTGAAGCGAGGCGGCGGGCGGCGCACCTCCGAGGACATGGCCCGGGAGACCCTGGAGCTGCTGCGCCGGATCATCACGGACCACCGCTGGAGCCACGCAG GGGAGCTGATGAAGCTGATCCGCAGAGAGGGCCGGAGGATGACGGCCGCGCAGCCCTCAGAGACCACGGTGGGCAATATGGTGCGGAGAGTGCTCAGGATCATCCGCGAGGAGTACGGCAG ACTCCACGGACGCAGCGACGAGAGCGACCAGCAGGAGTCCCTGCACAAACTCTTGACATCCGGAGGCCTGAGCGAGGATTTCAGCTTCCATTACGCCCAACTGCAGTCCAACATCGTTGAGGCAATTAATGAGCTGCTTGTGGAACTGG AAGGGACAACGGAGAACATCgcagcccaggccctggagcACATCCATTCTAATGAGGTGATCATGACCATTGGCTTCTCCCGAACAGTAGAGGCCTTCCTCAGAGAGGCTGCCCGGAAGAGGAAATTCCACGTCATTGTGGCAGAGTGTGCCCCTTTCTGTCAG GGCCATGAAATGGCAGTCAATTTGTCAGAAGCAGGTATCGAGACAACTGTCATGACTGACGCTGCCATTTTTGCTGTGATGTCGAGAGTCAACAAG ttcccCAATGAAGAAGATTCATTTCACAAGTTCGTGGCTCCTGAAGAAGTCCTGCCCTTCACAGAAG GGGACATCCTGGAGAAAGTCAGCGTTCATTGCCCTGTGTTTGACTACGTCCCCCCAGAGCTCATTACCCTCTTTATCTCCAACATTGGCGGGAATGCTCCTTCCTACATCTACCGTCTGATGAGTGAGCTCTACCACCCTGATGACCACGTCCTGTGA
- the EIF2B2 gene encoding translation initiation factor eIF2B subunit beta isoform X1: MPGAAAKGSELSERIESFVEALKRGGGRRTSEDMARETLELLRRIITDHRWSHAGELMKLIRREGRRMTAAQPSETTVGNMVRRVLRIIREEYGRLHGRSDESDQQESLHKLLTSGGLSEDFSFHYAQLQSNIVEAINELLVELEGTTENIAAQALEHIHSNEVIMTIGFSRTVEAFLREAARKRKFHVIVAECAPFCQGHEMAVNLSEAGIETTVMTDAAIFAVMSRVNKVIIGTKTILANGALRAVTGTHTLALAAKHHSTPLIVCAPMFKLSPQFPNEEDSFHKFVAPEEVLPFTEGDILEKVSVHCPVFDYVPPELITLFISNIGGNAPSYIYRLMSELYHPDDHVL; encoded by the exons ATGCCAGGAGCCGCGGCCAAGGGCTCGGAGTTGTCCGAGAGGATTGAGAGTTTCGTGGAGGCCCTGAAGCGAGGCGGCGGGCGGCGCACCTCCGAGGACATGGCCCGGGAGACCCTGGAGCTGCTGCGCCGGATCATCACGGACCACCGCTGGAGCCACGCAG GGGAGCTGATGAAGCTGATCCGCAGAGAGGGCCGGAGGATGACGGCCGCGCAGCCCTCAGAGACCACGGTGGGCAATATGGTGCGGAGAGTGCTCAGGATCATCCGCGAGGAGTACGGCAG ACTCCACGGACGCAGCGACGAGAGCGACCAGCAGGAGTCCCTGCACAAACTCTTGACATCCGGAGGCCTGAGCGAGGATTTCAGCTTCCATTACGCCCAACTGCAGTCCAACATCGTTGAGGCAATTAATGAGCTGCTTGTGGAACTGG AAGGGACAACGGAGAACATCgcagcccaggccctggagcACATCCATTCTAATGAGGTGATCATGACCATTGGCTTCTCCCGAACAGTAGAGGCCTTCCTCAGAGAGGCTGCCCGGAAGAGGAAATTCCACGTCATTGTGGCAGAGTGTGCCCCTTTCTGTCAG GGCCATGAAATGGCAGTCAATTTGTCAGAAGCAGGTATCGAGACAACTGTCATGACTGACGCTGCCATTTTTGCTGTGATGTCGAGAGTCAACAAG GTGATCATTGGCACAAAGACCATCCTGGCCAACGGTGCCCTGAGAGCTGTGACAGGAACGCACACTCTAGCACTGGCAGCAAAACACCACTCCACCCCCCTCATCGTCTGTGCCCCTATGTTCAAGCTCTCACCACAG ttcccCAATGAAGAAGATTCATTTCACAAGTTCGTGGCTCCTGAAGAAGTCCTGCCCTTCACAGAAG GGGACATCCTGGAGAAAGTCAGCGTTCATTGCCCTGTGTTTGACTACGTCCCCCCAGAGCTCATTACCCTCTTTATCTCCAACATTGGCGGGAATGCTCCTTCCTACATCTACCGTCTGATGAGTGAGCTCTACCACCCTGATGACCACGTCCTGTGA
- the EIF2B2 gene encoding translation initiation factor eIF2B subunit beta isoform X2: protein MPGAAAKGSELSERIESFVEALKRGGGRRTSEDMARETLELLRRIITDHRWSHAGELMKLIRREGRRMTAAQPSETTVGNMVRRVLRIIREEYGRLHGRSDESDQQESLHKLLTSGGLSEDFSFHYAQLQSNIVEAINELLVELEGTTENIAAQALEHIHSNEGHEMAVNLSEAGIETTVMTDAAIFAVMSRVNKVIIGTKTILANGALRAVTGTHTLALAAKHHSTPLIVCAPMFKLSPQFPNEEDSFHKFVAPEEVLPFTEGDILEKVSVHCPVFDYVPPELITLFISNIGGNAPSYIYRLMSELYHPDDHVL, encoded by the exons ATGCCAGGAGCCGCGGCCAAGGGCTCGGAGTTGTCCGAGAGGATTGAGAGTTTCGTGGAGGCCCTGAAGCGAGGCGGCGGGCGGCGCACCTCCGAGGACATGGCCCGGGAGACCCTGGAGCTGCTGCGCCGGATCATCACGGACCACCGCTGGAGCCACGCAG GGGAGCTGATGAAGCTGATCCGCAGAGAGGGCCGGAGGATGACGGCCGCGCAGCCCTCAGAGACCACGGTGGGCAATATGGTGCGGAGAGTGCTCAGGATCATCCGCGAGGAGTACGGCAG ACTCCACGGACGCAGCGACGAGAGCGACCAGCAGGAGTCCCTGCACAAACTCTTGACATCCGGAGGCCTGAGCGAGGATTTCAGCTTCCATTACGCCCAACTGCAGTCCAACATCGTTGAGGCAATTAATGAGCTGCTTGTGGAACTGG AAGGGACAACGGAGAACATCgcagcccaggccctggagcACATCCATTCTAATGAG GGCCATGAAATGGCAGTCAATTTGTCAGAAGCAGGTATCGAGACAACTGTCATGACTGACGCTGCCATTTTTGCTGTGATGTCGAGAGTCAACAAG GTGATCATTGGCACAAAGACCATCCTGGCCAACGGTGCCCTGAGAGCTGTGACAGGAACGCACACTCTAGCACTGGCAGCAAAACACCACTCCACCCCCCTCATCGTCTGTGCCCCTATGTTCAAGCTCTCACCACAG ttcccCAATGAAGAAGATTCATTTCACAAGTTCGTGGCTCCTGAAGAAGTCCTGCCCTTCACAGAAG GGGACATCCTGGAGAAAGTCAGCGTTCATTGCCCTGTGTTTGACTACGTCCCCCCAGAGCTCATTACCCTCTTTATCTCCAACATTGGCGGGAATGCTCCTTCCTACATCTACCGTCTGATGAGTGAGCTCTACCACCCTGATGACCACGTCCTGTGA
- the MLH3 gene encoding DNA mismatch repair protein Mlh3 isoform X10: MLPTSGSDWSSLLSIPMRNNSHKALVGKNYWLPPCYRKNLEDLGLGITFPDTSDSLVLVGEVPLCFVEREANELRRGRSTVTKSIVEEFLREQVELLQTTGGVQGTLPLTVQKVLASQACHGAIKFNDGLSLEESYRLIEALSRCQLPFQCAHGRPSMLPLADMDHLEQEKQIKPNLAKLRKMAQAWRLFGKAGGCDPRQSLHASMPPCEPP; this comes from the exons ATGCTGCCCACGAGCGGATCCGATTGGAGCAGCTTATTATCG ATTCCTATGAGAAACAACAGCCACAAGGCTCTGGTCGGAAAAAATTACTGGCTTCCACC GTGTTACCGCAAAAATCTGGAAGATCTGGGCCTTGGAATTACATTTCCAGACACTAGTGATTCTCTGGTCCTTGTAGGAGAAGTACCACTCTGTTTTGTAGAAAGAGAAGCCAATGAGCTTCGAAGAGGAAGATCTACTGTGACCAAGAGTATTGTGGAG GAATTTCTTCGAGAACAAGTGGAG CTACTCCAGACCACAGGAGGCGTCCAAGGGACACTGCCACTGACCGTCCAGAAGGTGTTGGCATCTCAAGCCTGCCACG GGGCCATTAAGTTTAACGATGGCCTGAGCTTGGAGGAGAGCTACCGCCTCATCGAAGCTCTGTCCCGGTGCCAGCTGCCGTTCCAGTGTGCTCACGGGAGGCCGTCCATGCTGCCGTTGGCCGACATGGACCACTTGGAGCAGGAAAAACAG ATTAAACCCAACCTTGCAAAACTTCGCAAAATGGCCCAGGCCTGGCGTCTCTTTGGAAAAGCGGGAGGATGCGATCCAAGGCAAAGCCTGCATGCATCCATGCCTCCTTGTGAGCCACCATGA
- the MLH3 gene encoding DNA mismatch repair protein Mlh3 isoform X11: MTVACHASCYRKNLEDLGLGITFPDTSDSLVLVGEVPLCFVEREANELRRGRSTVTKSIVEEFLREQVELLQTTGGVQGTLPLTVQKVLASQACHGAIKFNDGLSLEESYRLIEALSRCQLPFQCAHGRPSMLPLADMDHLEQEKQIKPNLAKLRKMAQAWRLFGKAGGCDPRQSLHASMPPCEPP; the protein is encoded by the exons ATGACCGTGGCTTGCCATGCTTC GTGTTACCGCAAAAATCTGGAAGATCTGGGCCTTGGAATTACATTTCCAGACACTAGTGATTCTCTGGTCCTTGTAGGAGAAGTACCACTCTGTTTTGTAGAAAGAGAAGCCAATGAGCTTCGAAGAGGAAGATCTACTGTGACCAAGAGTATTGTGGAG GAATTTCTTCGAGAACAAGTGGAG CTACTCCAGACCACAGGAGGCGTCCAAGGGACACTGCCACTGACCGTCCAGAAGGTGTTGGCATCTCAAGCCTGCCACG GGGCCATTAAGTTTAACGATGGCCTGAGCTTGGAGGAGAGCTACCGCCTCATCGAAGCTCTGTCCCGGTGCCAGCTGCCGTTCCAGTGTGCTCACGGGAGGCCGTCCATGCTGCCGTTGGCCGACATGGACCACTTGGAGCAGGAAAAACAG ATTAAACCCAACCTTGCAAAACTTCGCAAAATGGCCCAGGCCTGGCGTCTCTTTGGAAAAGCGGGAGGATGCGATCCAAGGCAAAGCCTGCATGCATCCATGCCTCCTTGTGAGCCACCATGA